One window of Cohnella hashimotonis genomic DNA carries:
- a CDS encoding glycoside hydrolase family 43 protein, which translates to MRTFRNPVLPGFYPDPSAIRVGDDYYLVTSSFEFYPGVPIFHSKDLVNWRQLGHVLDRPSQLDLDGILPSKGIWAPTIRYHDGVFYMITTFVTNDLECRNFYVTATDPAGRWSDPVWLDDAPGIDPSLLFDDDGKVYYTGNRRPPEGQQYAKEMDIWLQELDVASGRLVGPKVSLWRGALKVAHAQEGPHLYKIGGMYYLTIAEGGTGHTHAITIARSDSPTGPFEGYKGNPILTHRHLGRGYPIVNVGHGELIETQKGDWWMVCLASRPYGGYYRNLGRETFLVPVAWEDGWPVVNPGKGVVELEGEAPDLPETPWPAAAVRDDFDAPALAPCWNFIRTPRGEFWSLAAQPGALRLALKPASITRNDNPAFVGRRQQHMSFAAATAMRFAPKAEGDEAGLVLLQNADNQFRLTYGRFGIGEAGAGTELRLTQRRRGEETVLATAAFAGEALELRAEADGQRYAFSWREPGASEWRTLLEDADGTLLSTDIAGGFTGAYIGMYAASQEASGEAGSGAGPETGPAAGYVADREAGSADSHVAGRDANTDTDTDTDTDTDTDTDTDTDTDTDTDTDTDTDNYAYFDWFDYEPADA; encoded by the coding sequence ATGCGCACGTTCCGCAATCCCGTTCTCCCCGGCTTTTATCCGGATCCGTCGGCCATTCGCGTCGGCGACGACTATTACCTCGTCACCTCGAGCTTCGAGTTTTATCCCGGGGTACCGATCTTCCACAGCAAGGATCTGGTCAACTGGCGCCAGCTCGGCCATGTGCTCGACCGCCCGTCGCAATTGGACCTGGACGGCATTCTGCCCTCCAAAGGCATCTGGGCGCCTACGATTCGCTATCACGACGGCGTGTTCTATATGATCACGACGTTCGTCACGAACGACCTCGAATGCCGCAACTTCTACGTCACGGCGACCGATCCGGCGGGCCGCTGGTCCGATCCGGTGTGGCTGGACGACGCGCCGGGCATCGATCCGTCGCTGCTGTTCGACGATGACGGCAAAGTCTACTATACGGGCAACCGGCGACCGCCCGAGGGCCAGCAATACGCGAAGGAAATGGACATCTGGCTGCAGGAGCTGGATGTCGCGAGCGGGCGTCTTGTCGGACCGAAGGTCAGCCTGTGGCGCGGCGCGCTCAAGGTCGCCCATGCCCAGGAGGGGCCGCATCTGTACAAGATCGGCGGCATGTACTACCTGACGATCGCCGAAGGCGGCACGGGCCACACGCATGCGATCACGATCGCGCGCAGCGACTCGCCGACCGGACCGTTCGAGGGCTACAAAGGCAATCCGATTCTGACGCACCGCCATTTGGGACGCGGCTATCCGATCGTCAACGTCGGCCACGGCGAGCTGATCGAGACGCAAAAGGGCGATTGGTGGATGGTGTGCCTCGCGTCCCGTCCTTATGGCGGCTACTATCGCAATCTCGGGCGGGAAACGTTCCTCGTGCCCGTCGCATGGGAGGACGGGTGGCCGGTTGTCAATCCGGGCAAAGGCGTCGTGGAGCTGGAAGGCGAAGCGCCGGATCTGCCCGAGACGCCTTGGCCGGCGGCCGCGGTGCGGGACGACTTCGACGCGCCGGCGCTCGCGCCGTGCTGGAACTTTATTCGCACGCCGCGCGGCGAATTTTGGAGCCTTGCGGCGCAGCCGGGCGCGCTGCGGCTTGCTTTGAAGCCTGCGTCGATCACGAGGAACGACAATCCGGCGTTCGTGGGCCGCAGGCAGCAGCACATGTCGTTCGCTGCGGCGACCGCGATGCGCTTCGCGCCGAAGGCGGAAGGCGACGAGGCCGGGCTCGTGCTGCTGCAGAACGCGGACAACCAGTTCCGGCTAACGTACGGCCGGTTCGGCATTGGCGAGGCCGGAGCGGGTACCGAGCTTCGGCTGACGCAGCGGCGCCGGGGCGAAGAGACGGTGCTGGCGACGGCCGCGTTCGCGGGCGAAGCGCTGGAACTGCGCGCCGAGGCGGACGGCCAACGGTACGCGTTCAGCTGGCGGGAGCCGGGCGCATCGGAGTGGCGGACGCTGCTCGAAGACGCCGACGGCACGCTGCTGAGCACCGATATTGCGGGCGGGTTTACCGGCGCCTACATTGGTATGTATGCCGCGAGCCAGGAGGCAAGTGGCGAGGCAGGCAGCGGGGCTGGTCCCGAGACCGGCCCGGCGGCAGGGTATGTGGCAGATCGCGAGGCTGGCTCAGCGGACAGTCACGTGGCAGGCCGCGATGCGAACACCGACACTGACACCGACACCGACACCGACACCGACACCGACACCGACACCGACACCGACACCGACACCGACACCGACACCGACACCGACACCGACAACTACGCGTACTTCGACTGGTTCGATTATGAACCGGCGGACGCTTAA